In Geotalea uraniireducens, one genomic interval encodes:
- a CDS encoding YraN family protein, translating to MAKSEPNRHNASLGGAGERLAVAYLQERRFKIVEQNYRCRGGEIDIVARDGKIYVFIEVKCRLSACYGPPQSAVTPFKQRQISKAALTWLAANHKHDVDARFDVVAISFRSSGEPVIEHIVNAFDLAY from the coding sequence ATGGCGAAGAGTGAGCCAAACCGACATAACGCCTCGCTCGGTGGCGCAGGTGAACGGCTCGCTGTGGCCTATCTGCAGGAGCGCCGTTTCAAGATTGTCGAACAGAATTACCGATGCCGGGGCGGTGAAATCGATATTGTCGCCCGCGATGGCAAAATCTATGTATTTATCGAGGTGAAGTGTCGGCTTTCTGCCTGCTATGGACCGCCACAGTCGGCAGTCACCCCCTTCAAGCAGCGGCAGATCTCCAAAGCGGCCCTTACGTGGCTCGCCGCAAATCACAAACATGATGTCGACGCCCGCTTCGATGTCGTAGCCATTTCGTTTCGTTCGTCCGGGGAACCCGTGATTGAACACATCGTCAATGCGTTCGATCTCGCCTATTGA
- a CDS encoding glycosyltransferase family 2 protein → MLNGKKIVVVLPAYNAAKTLAMTYREIPFEVVDEVLLVDDASRDDTAAVARQLGIRTVVHEQNRGYGGNQKTCYQAALDTGADIVVMLHPDYQYTPHLVPALASMIAYGEFDAVLASRILGPGALKGGMPRYKYLANRLLTLIENILLGQKLSEYHTGYRAFSREVLERLPLELNSDDFVFDNQMLAQLVWAGFRLGELSCPTKYFAEASSINFRRSVVYGLGVLKTACQFRGNRLGLLRSAFLRSI, encoded by the coding sequence GTGTTAAATGGCAAGAAGATTGTGGTGGTTCTTCCCGCGTACAATGCGGCGAAGACATTGGCAATGACCTATCGGGAGATTCCGTTCGAGGTGGTTGACGAGGTGCTGCTTGTCGATGACGCAAGTCGCGACGATACCGCCGCGGTGGCCCGCCAGCTCGGTATCAGGACCGTCGTCCACGAACAGAACCGCGGCTACGGCGGTAACCAGAAAACCTGCTATCAGGCCGCTCTGGACACCGGTGCGGATATCGTGGTGATGCTGCATCCCGATTACCAGTACACCCCCCATCTGGTACCGGCGCTGGCGTCGATGATCGCCTATGGCGAGTTCGACGCCGTGCTGGCTTCGCGGATTCTTGGCCCCGGTGCCCTGAAGGGGGGGATGCCCCGCTACAAGTACCTGGCGAACCGGTTGCTCACCTTAATCGAGAACATTCTGCTCGGCCAGAAGCTCTCGGAATACCATACCGGCTACCGGGCATTCTCCCGGGAGGTCCTTGAGCGGTTGCCGCTGGAGCTCAATTCGGACGACTTCGTCTTCGATAACCAGATGCTCGCCCAACTCGTCTGGGCCGGTTTTCGGCTTGGCGAGCTGAGCTGTCCGACCAAGTACTTTGCCGAAGCCTCTTCGATCAATTTCCGACGAAGCGTGGTCTATGGCCTGGGGGTGCTGAAGACTGCCTGCCAGTTCCGTGGCAACCGGCTGGGGCTGCTGCGGAGCGCCTTTCTGAGGAGCATATGA
- a CDS encoding ArnT family glycosyltransferase yields the protein MTETTCRLARRDWLLMGLLVVAALAIRLWFMQYFRVISADGIAYVDIARDIMTGQGLARATHYPPFYPLLVGGVASLVGDYELAGQLVSIVMGSLLAVPLYLLGREFFAWRVALLAGVLTIVWPSLRGWSNEVMSQATYITLMLLGVYWLWFAVTRRSALAAIAGGVALALAHLTRSEGVLVFAAVSAVILVGIVRRKFPVGAFRLLLLSWGSFWVAFAPYFFALHHYTGNWALTGKTRIALADGLSYYLQRPDLKLDPHFAAVGYLDLFREYPGYLWHNLGNNSRDCLEQLLPPLLWMLALLGGVIGWRGESVLLRRGYLLATFAPLAVIILFFFIGPEYTQPYLPVLLLFAAHGMVWLEGRFADRFGSRRLAPFSAGAVGGALVLIYAGYLVAAQLPADRGQPYNYTQDGGRYDDKLVGLRLRTLLPRGTMIMTRSGRVGFYSGHPYVLPPQADVAEIIAFAREHRVDYLVANLQLLSARPQLESLFAPLFNAGRPSFQPPSLELVYLGQEPGGLPYLVYRFR from the coding sequence ATGACTGAGACAACGTGTCGTTTGGCGCGCCGGGACTGGCTGCTGATGGGGCTGCTGGTGGTTGCCGCCCTGGCGATCCGGCTCTGGTTCATGCAGTATTTCCGGGTTATCTCTGCTGACGGCATTGCCTATGTGGATATCGCCCGGGATATCATGACCGGCCAAGGGCTGGCCCGGGCTACCCACTATCCGCCCTTTTATCCGCTGCTGGTGGGGGGCGTTGCCTCGTTGGTCGGCGATTACGAACTGGCTGGCCAGCTCGTCTCGATCGTCATGGGGAGCCTGCTGGCGGTCCCTCTCTACCTGCTGGGGAGGGAATTTTTTGCTTGGCGGGTAGCACTGCTGGCCGGCGTCCTGACTATTGTCTGGCCGTCCCTCAGGGGGTGGTCGAACGAGGTGATGAGCCAGGCGACCTATATCACCCTGATGCTGCTCGGAGTGTACTGGCTCTGGTTCGCCGTCACCAGACGTTCGGCGTTGGCGGCCATTGCCGGAGGTGTTGCCCTGGCGCTGGCCCATCTGACCCGCTCGGAGGGGGTGCTGGTTTTTGCCGCTGTCAGCGCGGTCATTCTGGTGGGTATCGTCAGGCGGAAATTTCCTGTCGGGGCCTTCCGCTTGCTGTTGTTGAGCTGGGGGAGCTTCTGGGTGGCTTTTGCCCCCTATTTTTTCGCCCTGCATCACTATACCGGCAACTGGGCGCTGACCGGCAAGACTCGGATCGCTTTGGCGGACGGGCTGAGCTACTATCTGCAGCGGCCGGATCTGAAGCTCGATCCCCATTTCGCTGCGGTCGGCTATCTCGACCTCTTCCGGGAATATCCCGGATACCTCTGGCACAATCTCGGCAATAATTCCCGCGATTGCTTGGAGCAGCTGCTGCCGCCCCTTCTCTGGATGCTGGCGCTCCTTGGCGGTGTGATCGGCTGGCGCGGCGAGAGCGTTTTGCTTAGGCGCGGCTATCTGCTGGCGACTTTCGCTCCCCTGGCAGTCATTATTCTTTTCTTCTTCATCGGCCCCGAGTATACCCAGCCGTACCTGCCGGTCCTGCTGCTGTTCGCCGCCCACGGGATGGTCTGGCTCGAAGGGCGTTTTGCCGACCGCTTCGGCTCCCGCAGGCTTGCGCCGTTTAGTGCCGGAGCGGTTGGGGGCGCCTTGGTGCTCATCTATGCCGGCTACCTGGTGGCAGCCCAGCTCCCGGCCGATCGTGGCCAGCCTTACAACTACACCCAGGATGGCGGCCGTTATGACGATAAGCTGGTAGGATTGCGGCTGCGCACGCTCCTGCCGCGGGGGACGATGATCATGACCCGCTCCGGGCGGGTTGGCTTCTATTCCGGGCATCCGTACGTGCTGCCGCCGCAGGCGGACGTGGCGGAAATCATTGCCTTCGCCAGGGAGCATCGGGTCGACTATCTGGTGGCAAATCTCCAGCTGCTCAGCGCGCGTCCCCAGCTGGAATCGTTGTTTGCACCGCTGTTCAATGCTGGACGGCCGTCATTTCAGCCACCGTCTCTTGAGCTTGTCTACCTCGGCCAGGAGCCGGGCGGGCTCCCCTATCTGGTGTATCGCTTCAGGTGA
- the rimM gene encoding ribosome maturation factor RimM (Essential for efficient processing of 16S rRNA), with amino-acid sequence MLNGAEPVLLGKIVGVHGLKGQLKVACFSGEYDTVLALATVILEGSDKRRETFEVAGATIHRNRLLLTLKSFTDINQVQHLVGRLLYARRDQFPSLPEGEYYWCDLTGLQVVTGEGEVLGQLVEIIATGSNDVYVVRNEQREYLIPALDDVVVGIDLEAGIMTVSPPDGLFDL; translated from the coding sequence ATGCTGAATGGTGCTGAACCGGTTCTGCTCGGTAAGATTGTCGGTGTCCATGGGCTCAAGGGGCAACTGAAAGTAGCCTGCTTTTCAGGTGAATACGATACGGTTCTTGCGCTGGCGACGGTCATTCTCGAAGGCTCCGACAAGCGGCGGGAAACCTTTGAAGTTGCCGGTGCGACAATTCACCGTAATCGTCTCCTCCTGACACTCAAGTCGTTTACAGACATCAACCAGGTGCAGCATTTAGTCGGCCGACTGCTTTATGCTCGGCGCGACCAGTTCCCCTCTCTGCCGGAAGGTGAGTATTATTGGTGTGACCTTACCGGTTTACAGGTCGTGACCGGGGAGGGGGAAGTTCTCGGCCAACTGGTGGAGATTATCGCCACGGGCAGTAACGATGTCTACGTGGTACGCAACGAGCAGCGGGAATATCTCATCCCGGCGTTGGACGACGTAGTTGTTGGTATCGATCTGGAGGCGGGGATCATGACGGTCAGTCCTCCGGATGGGTTGTTTGATCTATGA
- a CDS encoding KH domain-containing protein, producing MRELVETIAKALVDDPTQVRATEEMEDDTTVIKLTVAKEDMGRIIGKEGRTAKAVRTLLNAVSTKDNKKAVLKIVE from the coding sequence ATGAGAGAACTCGTAGAGACCATCGCTAAGGCGCTTGTTGACGACCCCACTCAGGTGAGGGCTACCGAGGAAATGGAAGATGACACAACGGTCATCAAATTGACGGTTGCGAAAGAGGACATGGGAAGAATTATTGGCAAGGAGGGCCGTACGGCCAAGGCTGTCCGCACGCTGCTCAATGCGGTGTCGACCAAGGACAACAAGAAAGCCGTGCTGAAAATCGTCGAATAA
- a CDS encoding DUF3343 domain-containing protein codes for MVHDGDCVAIFNSIHRVMKAEKILKEQGMPILLIPAPRALNADCGLALRYVLADRPRVEMQLAEAGLVAEEIYEKRAGGYVRLDARPGEAPDA; via the coding sequence ATGGTTCACGATGGCGACTGTGTGGCAATTTTCAATTCCATTCATCGGGTGATGAAAGCTGAAAAAATCCTCAAAGAGCAGGGAATGCCGATCCTGCTGATTCCAGCGCCCCGGGCACTGAACGCTGACTGCGGCCTGGCGCTTCGTTACGTCTTGGCCGACCGGCCCCGCGTCGAGATGCAACTGGCGGAGGCGGGTCTTGTCGCCGAGGAAATCTACGAAAAAAGGGCTGGAGGATACGTACGGCTCGATGCTCGGCCGGGGGAGGCTCCTGATGCCTAG
- a CDS encoding RNA methyltransferase, whose protein sequence is MGVALLHHPVYDKNHQIVSTAVTNLDIHDIARAARTFGLARYYIVTPVSGQQSLVGRVVGHWQEGWGSTYNPKRKAALELVRVMSTLDDALRDMEMLFDRPAKLVVTGARGNERNIAFPVLAEIMAPGDQPFLIVLGTGWGLAEEVFARADYILEPIRGTGDYNHLSVRGAAAIIMDRLFGAR, encoded by the coding sequence GTGGGCGTTGCGCTCCTGCACCACCCGGTTTACGACAAGAACCACCAGATTGTGTCCACGGCCGTCACTAATCTGGATATACACGATATTGCCCGGGCGGCCAGGACGTTCGGCCTCGCCCGCTATTATATCGTCACGCCGGTGTCTGGGCAGCAAAGCCTCGTCGGCCGGGTTGTCGGCCATTGGCAGGAAGGTTGGGGCTCCACTTACAATCCGAAGCGGAAGGCCGCACTGGAGCTGGTCAGGGTAATGAGCACGCTCGACGATGCCTTGCGCGACATGGAAATGCTTTTCGACCGGCCGGCGAAGCTTGTCGTAACTGGGGCGCGCGGCAATGAGCGGAACATTGCGTTCCCTGTCCTGGCCGAAATAATGGCGCCGGGAGATCAGCCGTTCCTGATAGTTCTCGGGACGGGCTGGGGACTTGCCGAAGAGGTGTTTGCCCGCGCCGATTATATTCTGGAGCCGATCAGAGGGACAGGTGACTATAATCACCTGTCGGTGCGCGGAGCAGCAGCTATCATTATGGACAGACTCTTTGGTGCCCGCTGA
- a CDS encoding tRNA1(Val) (adenine(37)-N6)-methyltransferase: protein MRGEETVDELRAHGLRIIQARDGYRFSLDPLLLCAFAALGAGERAIDLGTGSGIIPLILARRCPDATFVAVEMQDGLAALAARNIALNGLDDRIMLCHDDVLALRRRFPVSSFDLVLSNPPYRRRGSGKVSPKRGRDDARHESTATLADFLAAAKYLVKPTGRICFIYHPSRLPELLAEAARQKLAPLRLRLVHGTAETEARMVMLEFAKGRHGDLRVLSPLVVRDVRLTYTAEVQALLGEEGTVAEAR, encoded by the coding sequence GTGAGGGGTGAGGAGACCGTAGATGAGCTGCGTGCCCACGGGCTGCGGATCATTCAGGCCCGGGACGGCTACCGCTTTTCGCTTGATCCGCTGCTCCTCTGTGCCTTCGCCGCGCTGGGCGCCGGCGAGCGGGCGATCGATCTCGGCACCGGCAGCGGGATCATCCCGCTGATTCTCGCCCGGCGGTGTCCCGACGCCACCTTTGTCGCCGTCGAAATGCAGGACGGGCTGGCTGCGCTGGCGGCGCGCAATATCGCCCTCAATGGTCTCGACGACCGGATCATGCTGTGTCACGACGATGTGCTGGCCCTGCGCCGACGGTTCCCGGTCTCCAGTTTCGACCTGGTCCTCTCCAACCCCCCCTACCGGCGGCGGGGGAGCGGCAAGGTCAGCCCAAAGCGGGGGCGGGACGACGCCCGCCACGAATCGACCGCCACCCTGGCCGATTTTCTGGCCGCCGCCAAGTACTTGGTGAAGCCGACCGGCCGGATCTGCTTCATCTACCACCCCTCGCGGCTGCCGGAGCTCCTAGCAGAGGCCGCACGGCAGAAGCTGGCGCCGCTCCGGCTTCGCCTGGTGCACGGTACGGCGGAGACGGAGGCCCGGATGGTCATGCTGGAATTCGCCAAAGGGCGCCATGGCGACCTGCGGGTCCTTTCGCCGCTGGTGGTCCGCGACGTCCGGTTAACCTATACCGCCGAAGTGCAGGCGCTCCTCGGCGAGGAGGGGACGGTGGCGGAGGCTCGGTAA
- the rplS gene encoding 50S ribosomal protein L19 codes for MNKIDFIEMEQMKKDIPQFKPGDTVKVQVKIVEGDKSRIQAFQGVVISRQNGGIRESFTVRKISNGIGVERVFPLHSPSLEAIEVITRGHVRRAKLYYLRKLRGKAARIREKKYVAAL; via the coding sequence ATGAACAAAATCGATTTTATTGAAATGGAGCAGATGAAGAAGGATATCCCGCAGTTCAAGCCGGGGGATACCGTCAAGGTCCAGGTGAAGATTGTCGAAGGCGACAAAAGCCGTATCCAGGCTTTTCAGGGGGTTGTCATCAGCCGGCAGAACGGCGGGATTCGCGAATCGTTCACCGTGCGCAAGATTTCCAACGGCATCGGGGTTGAGCGGGTGTTCCCGCTTCATTCGCCGTCTCTCGAAGCAATCGAAGTCATTACCCGTGGTCACGTGAGACGGGCGAAGCTTTACTACCTGCGCAAGCTGCGGGGCAAAGCCGCCCGTATCCGCGAAAAGAAGTACGTCGCTGCTCTCTAG
- a CDS encoding ribonuclease HII: MTLPLFATDNRPSLWEYETLAVRRGARAIAGVDEAGRGPLAGPVVAAAVVLPPDVSLPGVNDSKKLSGSQREKLFDLIQKRALAVGVGTADHRTIDRLNILQATLLAMKEAVEKLSHPADFLLVDGISKIPAAFPQLTIKKGDSLSISIAAASIVAKVTRDRLMVSYDQRYPGYGFAAHKGYGSAAHLAAIAALGPCPIHRTTFRGVKEFVGRNGEE; the protein is encoded by the coding sequence GTGACACTGCCGCTGTTTGCTACCGATAACCGGCCGTCACTTTGGGAGTACGAGACTCTGGCCGTTCGCCGGGGGGCTCGTGCCATTGCCGGGGTTGACGAGGCCGGCCGGGGGCCGCTGGCGGGGCCGGTGGTGGCCGCGGCTGTGGTTTTGCCGCCGGATGTCTCTCTGCCCGGAGTCAACGATTCCAAGAAGCTCAGCGGCTCGCAACGCGAAAAACTATTCGATCTCATCCAGAAAAGAGCGCTGGCTGTCGGTGTTGGAACTGCCGACCACCGGACAATCGACCGGCTGAATATTCTTCAGGCGACGCTGCTGGCCATGAAGGAGGCGGTCGAGAAACTATCCCACCCCGCAGATTTTTTGCTCGTCGACGGTATCTCAAAGATTCCCGCGGCGTTCCCTCAGCTGACCATCAAGAAAGGTGACTCGCTAAGCATCTCCATCGCTGCTGCATCCATTGTTGCCAAAGTGACCCGGGACCGGCTGATGGTTAGCTATGATCAGCGCTATCCCGGCTACGGATTTGCGGCGCACAAGGGATACGGTTCAGCTGCCCACCTTGCGGCGATTGCCGCTCTTGGCCCATGTCCCATCCACCGGACCACGTTTCGCGGGGTCAAGGAGTTTGTAGGGCGAAATGGCGAAGAGTGA
- the trmD gene encoding tRNA (guanosine(37)-N1)-methyltransferase TrmD: MKFDILTLFPAMFAGPFTESIIRRAVAGGRLELRLHDIRDYARDKHRVVDDAPYGGGDGMVMKVEPLAACIEAVRQERPRARVILTSPRGRVFDHALARELVHEEELIIICGRYEGVDERVRDLLVDDELSIGDFVLTGGELAAMVIVDAVARFIPGVLGSPGSAEADSFSDGLLEYPQYTRPVEYRGLRVPEELLSGNHAAVARWRRRKSLETTLRARPDLLRQVPLSPEDQEFLRGLGYQGEP, from the coding sequence ATGAAATTTGATATTCTGACGCTCTTTCCCGCCATGTTCGCTGGGCCTTTTACCGAAAGTATCATCCGGCGAGCCGTTGCCGGCGGGCGGCTGGAACTTCGGCTGCACGATATCCGGGATTATGCCCGTGATAAGCACCGGGTTGTCGATGATGCCCCGTATGGCGGTGGCGACGGGATGGTCATGAAGGTGGAACCATTAGCCGCCTGCATTGAGGCTGTCCGGCAGGAGCGGCCACGCGCTCGGGTGATTCTGACTTCGCCACGGGGGCGGGTATTCGATCATGCGCTGGCTCGCGAACTGGTGCATGAGGAAGAGCTGATTATCATCTGCGGCCGCTATGAAGGAGTTGATGAGCGAGTTCGGGACCTTCTTGTCGACGACGAACTGTCGATCGGCGATTTTGTCCTTACCGGCGGCGAGTTGGCGGCCATGGTGATCGTTGATGCCGTTGCCCGCTTTATTCCCGGCGTGCTCGGCTCGCCCGGCTCGGCTGAAGCCGATTCCTTCAGCGACGGACTGCTCGAATACCCGCAATATACGCGTCCCGTTGAATATCGGGGACTCAGAGTTCCCGAGGAGCTCCTCTCCGGGAACCACGCGGCAGTTGCGCGCTGGCGCCGCCGCAAATCCCTCGAGACGACACTGCGCGCCCGGCCCGACTTGTTGCGGCAGGTGCCGCTGTCACCGGAGGACCAGGAGTTCCTGCGCGGTCTGGGCTATCAGGGCGAGCCATGA
- a CDS encoding glycosyltransferase family 4 protein: MAAVATEKFDMVEGKRVLYLVDKSGFGGVQTIAYTLIRHLVDEQIEMDFFFLRNINDRFGMEDRCEPNVFYSRAKWRYSLRPFFEILRFVREKKVTILHLNGNKSIILGLVIKKFFHPTIKIIAHEHGGVFDYSRWYAAFLKIFSGYFDLFITISNYRKQFLVKRCLVIPSAIRVIDNFVDPARLAFASTCRSGHSARCCLGGDNPLVIGYVGGLSKIKGCDVLIRALPLLRERISNFRVLIAGDGPARMELEKLVATLGLEDIVSFLGFVDPPGKAYAQFDMMVIPSRSEEGPICLYEAWMMGLPVVASDAPVLNERIRDGETGILFQSENPSDLAEKICSVYCNPDVAAHIREGGGREAERHTVERYRSDLREVYLSV; encoded by the coding sequence TGAGGGAAAACGAGTCCTCTACCTTGTGGATAAGTCTGGGTTCGGTGGCGTCCAGACAATTGCCTATACTCTGATCCGCCATCTTGTTGACGAACAAATCGAGATGGATTTCTTTTTCTTGAGAAATATTAATGACCGGTTCGGCATGGAGGACCGGTGCGAACCCAATGTGTTCTATTCACGAGCGAAGTGGCGCTACAGTTTGCGCCCATTTTTTGAGATCCTTCGCTTTGTCAGAGAGAAAAAGGTTACGATTCTTCATCTCAATGGCAACAAATCCATCATCCTTGGCCTAGTGATCAAGAAGTTTTTTCATCCGACGATCAAAATAATTGCCCATGAACATGGTGGGGTATTTGACTACTCCCGTTGGTATGCGGCATTCCTGAAAATATTCAGTGGTTACTTCGATCTTTTTATCACGATTTCGAATTACCGAAAGCAGTTCCTCGTTAAGCGGTGTCTGGTTATCCCTTCAGCCATTAGGGTTATCGATAATTTTGTTGATCCGGCGCGCCTAGCTTTTGCCAGCACTTGCAGGAGTGGTCACTCTGCCCGTTGCTGCTTAGGGGGAGACAACCCCCTTGTCATCGGGTATGTTGGCGGACTCAGCAAAATCAAGGGGTGTGATGTATTGATTAGAGCACTTCCCCTGTTGCGGGAGCGTATCAGCAATTTTAGAGTGTTGATAGCAGGTGATGGCCCAGCCCGAATGGAACTCGAAAAGCTCGTTGCGACGCTTGGTCTGGAGGATATAGTTTCATTCCTCGGATTCGTCGATCCGCCGGGCAAAGCTTACGCTCAGTTCGATATGATGGTGATCCCTTCGCGTTCGGAGGAGGGGCCGATTTGTCTGTATGAGGCTTGGATGATGGGACTTCCGGTTGTGGCAAGCGATGCACCGGTGCTGAACGAACGCATCAGGGACGGGGAGACGGGAATCCTGTTTCAATCGGAGAACCCAAGCGATCTGGCGGAAAAGATTTGTTCGGTTTACTGTAATCCTGATGTCGCCGCGCACATCAGGGAGGGGGGGGGGCGTGAAGCCGAACGTCATACGGTGGAGCGCTATCGGAGCGATTTGAGGGAAGTCTACCTCTCTGTTTGA
- a CDS encoding DUF721 domain-containing protein, with amino-acid sequence MTESRPRLPRPLAVTDLLADALRGKPAERCLREGRIWLVWESVVGEQIATKARPVKFRDGTLTVAVYNAPWMQQLNFLKGKIVQALNRALGEELVREIYLRAGTLPPAIAAEHGRTAAPRRPLSAEETAWVGTMIDTIDDRELAQALGSLLERHLAGQEQLPPPPSPAKK; translated from the coding sequence ATGACTGAGTCCCGCCCCCGGCTCCCCCGACCTCTGGCCGTCACCGACCTGCTGGCCGACGCCTTGCGAGGCAAACCGGCAGAACGTTGCCTCAGGGAAGGACGAATCTGGCTGGTATGGGAGTCCGTTGTGGGCGAGCAGATTGCCACCAAGGCGCGACCGGTGAAATTCCGCGACGGAACGCTGACCGTTGCGGTCTACAACGCTCCGTGGATGCAGCAGCTGAATTTCCTCAAGGGTAAGATTGTCCAAGCCCTGAACCGGGCACTGGGCGAGGAACTAGTCCGCGAGATCTACCTCCGTGCCGGCACCCTTCCACCCGCCATTGCCGCCGAGCACGGCCGGACAGCCGCGCCCCGTCGTCCGCTGTCAGCGGAAGAGACCGCCTGGGTTGGTACCATGATCGACACCATCGACGATCGCGAACTGGCTCAAGCCCTTGGCAGCCTCCTTGAACGTCACCTGGCGGGACAAGAACAGCTCCCCCCGCCGCCCTCGCCGGCAAAGAAGTAA
- the rpsP gene encoding 30S ribosomal protein S16, whose amino-acid sequence MAIKMRLARAGAKKKPFYQIVIADVRSRRDGRFIENVGTYDPNQNPAAVKFEESKALEWLGKGAQPTDTVKQILKQQGIWEKFVTKSA is encoded by the coding sequence ATGGCAATCAAGATGCGTTTGGCCCGAGCCGGGGCAAAGAAGAAACCGTTCTACCAGATCGTTATCGCCGATGTGCGGAGCCGGAGAGACGGTCGTTTCATTGAAAATGTCGGGACCTACGACCCGAATCAGAATCCCGCAGCGGTGAAATTCGAGGAGAGCAAGGCTCTCGAATGGCTTGGCAAGGGTGCCCAACCCACCGATACGGTCAAGCAGATTCTCAAGCAGCAAGGTATCTGGGAGAAATTCGTCACAAAATCTGCGTAA
- the ffh gene encoding signal recognition particle protein, protein MFENLSDKLDSLFKKLRGQGVMTDDNIKDAMREVRLVLLEADVNFKVVKDFVEKVRSRAVGTQVLQSLSPGQQVIKIVQEELVALMGGSEDNSLDLAAKPPVSIMMVGLQGSGKTTTCGKLARLLKGQRRRPLLVPADVYRPAAIEQLKTLGRQLDIEVFDSRADQDPVVICREALQYASLNGLDTVILDTAGRLQIDEYLMNELARIKEAVDPREILFVADAMTGQEAVNVATGFDERLDISGVVLTKLDGDAKGGAALSIRAVTGKPVKFVGLGEKLDAIEVFHADRLVSRILGMGDILSLVEKAQATFDEKETERLQQKLKKSQFDLEDFRNQLQQIKKMGSLESILGMLPGVGKMMKQMPGAQPSDRELKRIEAIIGSMTPAERANHTIINGSRRLRIAKGSGTTVQEVNQLLKRFTEAQKVMKQLQKLGPKGLMRGMKGMGKGMFPF, encoded by the coding sequence ATGTTCGAGAACCTTTCCGACAAACTTGACAGCCTGTTTAAGAAGTTGCGTGGACAGGGTGTAATGACTGACGACAACATCAAGGACGCCATGCGCGAGGTGCGGCTGGTGCTTCTTGAAGCCGACGTCAACTTCAAGGTCGTCAAGGACTTTGTCGAAAAGGTCAGGAGCCGGGCGGTCGGCACCCAGGTGCTGCAGAGCCTCTCTCCCGGTCAACAGGTCATCAAGATTGTTCAGGAGGAACTGGTAGCCCTGATGGGCGGGAGCGAGGACAACAGCCTCGATCTTGCCGCCAAGCCGCCGGTTTCGATTATGATGGTCGGTCTGCAGGGCTCGGGTAAGACAACCACCTGCGGCAAACTCGCCCGGCTGCTCAAAGGGCAGCGGCGGCGGCCGCTGCTGGTCCCGGCGGACGTCTATCGTCCCGCCGCCATCGAGCAGCTCAAGACGCTGGGGCGACAACTCGACATCGAAGTGTTTGATTCCCGGGCCGACCAGGACCCGGTGGTCATTTGTCGCGAAGCGTTGCAGTATGCCTCGTTGAATGGTCTCGATACGGTTATTCTCGATACTGCCGGCCGACTCCAGATCGATGAGTATCTGATGAATGAGCTGGCCCGGATTAAGGAGGCCGTCGACCCGCGGGAGATCCTCTTTGTCGCCGACGCCATGACCGGCCAGGAAGCGGTGAATGTCGCCACCGGCTTTGACGAGCGTCTGGATATCTCCGGGGTAGTGCTTACCAAGCTCGATGGTGATGCTAAAGGGGGGGCGGCGCTTTCGATCCGCGCCGTTACCGGTAAGCCGGTCAAATTCGTCGGCCTCGGCGAGAAGCTCGATGCTATTGAGGTATTTCACGCCGATCGGCTGGTGTCGCGCATCCTCGGGATGGGTGATATTCTCAGCCTCGTCGAGAAGGCCCAGGCAACATTCGATGAAAAGGAGACTGAGCGTCTCCAGCAGAAGCTCAAGAAAAGCCAGTTCGATCTGGAGGATTTCCGGAATCAGCTCCAGCAGATCAAGAAAATGGGTTCCCTGGAATCGATTCTTGGCATGTTGCCGGGGGTTGGCAAGATGATGAAGCAGATGCCAGGTGCCCAGCCGAGCGACCGCGAACTGAAGCGGATCGAAGCGATCATCGGCTCGATGACCCCTGCTGAGCGGGCAAATCATACGATCATCAATGGCAGTCGGCGACTGCGGATTGCCAAGGGGAGCGGGACGACCGTTCAGGAAGTCAATCAGCTGCTGAAGCGTTTTACCGAGGCGCAAAAGGTGATGAAGCAGTTGCAGAAGCTTGGTCCGAAAGGGTTGATGCGCGGGATGAAAGGGATGGGGAAAGGGATGTTTCCCTTTTAG